The window GGGCGGTACCGGATGTTCTGGCTGCCACCACCTGTCCACAGCGACTGTCTCGCAACACATCCTGAGCGGGGTCGCGAACCAGGTCAACATGACGCTCAACGGCATCGTGGCGAGTCTGGCGGTCGTCCTGTCGACGCATTCGGCATTTAACAATCGAGGAAACGTGTTCATACCGTACACGGTGAACCCGATGGATGGCGCCGGATTTATGATTGTCGGCCCGGGGTTCTTCACGCAGCCCGTCGGACTCGCGCTCGACGCTGGGAGCAGCGCCCACGTCAGCTCGAATAAGACGACGCTTGCCGGACCGGGCGACAACACAGGTCTGCAATTGACCTACGACGGCGATGTGGCCGTGGCGACGTCGACGCTAACCGCCAGCGCCTCAGGTGCCACGAGCGGCGCGGACTCGCTTAGTGTGTCCAATGCGCCGCTGCCGAATCCCAATCCGAATAACCTTGCGTTTCTCGCGGCCGGCTTTGCGTACAATCAGTCGTTTACGGTCAGCGAGATCGCGTATGGCGGGACTTGGGTCGAGAACGATGACTGCAGCGGCGTCGCTGGCGTCTCCACCTCTGACCACATCACGTTCACCGTCACGCCGGACGTCGCTGGCCCATGCACGATCACTCTCAGCGACACATTCGGGCAAACCAACACCGTTGCGGTCAGCGTGACCACCAGCGGCTTTGGGATCCACTAAGGAGACGGACATGACCGTTCGTGCACCTGGGCCCAGCACCACCATCCGGAAGTCGTGTTTGCGGACGTGAAATCCAAAGGAGCGGTCATGAATAAGCAGTGCCTCTCGCTGGCTGCCACAGCGGCGATTCTGCTCGCGGGATGCGGCGGTCACGGCGGTGCGGTGCCGGGTCAAGCTAACGTGAATCCTCCACCGGGAGGTGGCGCAAAGGCAACGGCGCTTTTTGTGATCAGCGTGCCGCCTAAGCCCAAGCACAAAGGCGTCGGACCGCACTACGTCTCGCCGTCGACTGCGTCGATAACCATCGCGCAGAACAACGGCACGCCAGTCGTAGTGAACTTGAGCACGCTGAATCCCGCCTGCTCATCGTCAGGCGGAACGCTCACCTGCTCGGCGAACTTCCCGGCCACAGTCGGCACGAACCAGCTCTTCACGGTCATCGCCTACGACGCGCAAAATGGCGGTGGAAACGTATTGTCGCAGAACACGGTTTCTGCCGACATCGTGCAAAACATCGAGAATCAAGTGAATCTCACGCTCAACGGCGTGATTGCGGCGATCCAACTTGTGCTCGCGCAGCCAACACCACCCAAAGGTATACCGGCAACAATCCCGCTTGCGGTCAATGCCATGGATGCAGACAACAATATCATCGTTGGCCCAGGATCGTACGACAACGGTCCAATCGCGCTGTCGGACAGCGACACATCAGGCGCGACGACGCTCTCGGCGGCGTCGGTCGGCGACCCGACTGCTGCAATCACGGTCATCTACAATGGGGGTATAATTCCGGGGGGCAGCGCCACATTCTCGGCGTCCGCGAGCGGCGTCGCTCCAGGGAATGTCACGAGTGCAGTACTCACACCGGTCGTTGTTGTGAAAATCTACGTCACGAACCAAGGCAACGGCACTTTGACGACATACAACCTCGATGGCACTCAGACATCCCCCACAATCAGTGGGCTGAACACGCCTATTGGCGTCGCGGTCGATGCGGCCAGTAAGATCTACGTCACGAATATAGACAACAACACTATGACGACTTACAATCCCGACGGAACACAAACCGCGCCGACGATAAGCGGGCTGAACGTGCCTGCTGGCGTCGCGGTCGACGCGGCCGGCAAGATTTACATCACGAGCGCTGGCAACAACAATATGACGACATACAATCCCGATGGCACGCAGACCACACCTACTATCAGCGGTCTGGGTCTGCCGCTGAGCGTGGCGGTCGACGCCGCGGGCAAGATTTACATCACGAACGGACGCGACAACAATTTGACCGTCTACCTCCCAAATGGCGCGCATTACTTAACAATCAGCGGACTGAATAACAATCCCATCGCCGTGGCGGTCGACGCGGCTGGCAAAATCTACGTCTCGAATGCTGGCAACAACACTGTGACGACGTACAATTCCGATGGCACGCAGACTACCCCAACACTCGGTGGCCTGATCGGCGCCCGGGGCGTGGCGGTCGACGCGGCTGGCAAGATCTACGTCGTGAACCAATTCAGCAACTCTGTGACGACGTATAACGCCGATGGCACGCAGACCACCCCGACGATCAGCAGCGGACTGGACTTTCCCCGGGCCATCACAGTCCACTAGGATTTCTTAAGATGGGTGCCGAGCTGTGAACGCGAGAGGTCGATAAGTATGAGGCCAAGGGAGCGGTCATGAACAAGATTTTCCGCGCGCTCGCCGTGGCGGCGGCGATCGTTCTCGCAGGCTGCGACGGCCATGGTAGTGCGCTGCCGGGTTCAGCCAACGGTAAACCTCCATCTGGAGGTGGTGCAACGGCCACGGCGCTCTTCGTGATCAGCGTGCCGCCTAAGCCCAAGCACAAAGGCGTCGGACCGCACTACGTCTCGCCGTCGACTGCGTCGATAACCATCGCGCAGAACAACGGCACGCCAGTCGTGGTGAACCTCAGTACGCTGAATCCCGCCTGCTCATCGTCAGGCGGAACGCTCACCTGCTCGGCGAACTTCCCGGCCACTGTCGGCACGAACCAGCTGTTCACCGTCATCGCCTACGATGCGCAAAACGGCGCTGGGAACGTATTGTCGCAGAACTCAGTCACGGCCGACATCGTGCAAAATATGGCTAATCAGGTGGATCTGACGCTCAACGGCGCGATCGCATCGATGCAGCTTGTACTCGCGCAGCCTACGCCGCCCGAGGGCGCTTCGGCGACCATCCCACTTACGATCAACGCGATGGACGCCGACAGCAATATCATTGTGGGCCCAGGATCTTTCGACAACGGTCCGATCGTCCTCTCGAACAGCGATACGTCGGGGGCGACGACGCTGTCGGCGACGTCGATCGGTGATCCATCCGTCGCAATCACGGTGGCCTACAACGGCAACCCGATTCCCGGCGGAATCGCGACGTTTTCTGCGTCGGCAGGCGGCGGCTCGATTCAGACAAGTGGTGCACAAGACGCGCTCCTAGTGCCGCAGCCTAAAATTTATGTCGCGAACTTTGGCAACAGCACTGTGACGACGTACAATCCCGATGGCACACGGACTACGCCGACGATCAGCGCCGGGTTGAGCAACCCCTTCGGCGTGGCAATTGACGCGGCCGGCAAGATCTACGTCACGAACCAATTCATCCACACTGTTACAACGTACAACCCCGATGGTACGCAGACCACCCCGACGATCAGCAGCGGGCTGAACCGACCCTTCGGCGTGGCTGTCGACGCAGCCGGCAAGATATACGTCGCGAACGAAGGCAACAATACTGTGACGACATACAACCCTGATGGCACGCAGACCACACCGACGATCAGCATCGGGCTGAACAACCCATTGGGAGTGGCGGTCGACGCGGCCGGCAAGATCTACATTGCGAACGCTGGCGGCACTGTGACGACCTACAATCCCGATGGTACGCAAACTACGCCGACGATCAGTGGTGGGCTGAGTGGGCCTAATGGCGTGACGGTTGACGCGGCCGGCAAAATCTATGTCACGAACGCAGGCTCCTACACTGTAACAACGTATAACCCCGATGGCACTCAGACCACACCGACTATTAGCAGCGGGATCAACGGGCCTGAGGGCGAGGCGGTCGACGCGGCCGGCAAGATCTACGTCGAAAACGCCAACACCCAAACTGTGACGACCTACAATCCCGATGGCACGCAGACAACGCCGACGATCAGCAGCGGCCTAAACGCGCCCCGGGGTGTGGCAGTCCACTAAGGTTTATGCCATGATCTCAGTCGAGATTTAGTGCGATTGAACTTCCAGAAATCATGTTGGCAAACGTCAAACCCATCACTAGGATTTCTCAGAATGGTGCCTACCGACGCTTGGAAAATGAG of the Candidatus Eremiobacteraceae bacterium genome contains:
- a CDS encoding NHL repeat-containing protein, producing the protein MNKIFRALAVAAAIVLAGCDGHGSALPGSANGKPPSGGGATATALFVISVPPKPKHKGVGPHYVSPSTASITIAQNNGTPVVVNLSTLNPACSSSGGTLTCSANFPATVGTNQLFTVIAYDAQNGAGNVLSQNSVTADIVQNMANQVDLTLNGAIASMQLVLAQPTPPEGASATIPLTINAMDADSNIIVGPGSFDNGPIVLSNSDTSGATTLSATSIGDPSVAITVAYNGNPIPGGIATFSASAGGGSIQTSGAQDALLVPQPKIYVANFGNSTVTTYNPDGTRTTPTISAGLSNPFGVAIDAAGKIYVTNQFIHTVTTYNPDGTQTTPTISSGLNRPFGVAVDAAGKIYVANEGNNTVTTYNPDGTQTTPTISIGLNNPLGVAVDAAGKIYIANAGGTVTTYNPDGTQTTPTISGGLSGPNGVTVDAAGKIYVTNAGSYTVTTYNPDGTQTTPTISSGINGPEGEAVDAAGKIYVENANTQTVTTYNPDGTQTTPTISSGLNAPRGVAVH